A single genomic interval of Aphidius gifuensis isolate YNYX2018 linkage group LG6, ASM1490517v1, whole genome shotgun sequence harbors:
- the LOC122859791 gene encoding gustatory receptor for sugar taste 64f-like gives MFIIAYSFGDKNLQLRYKFMTISLIMIGAAVIEHGLRYATITVATGLSEKYKHLNESVINSLSKQGCDAINWHQCRKKYALLSNLVKETDNFISPLILLSYSTNLYFICIQLFNGIFVSANGKLSYVYFFMSFILILGRIFAITLSAARIHNQSTSILPKIYCCPSSSFSRETERLQYQLTNDDVTLTGMKFFSITRTFMLALVSAIVTYELIILQFGE, from the exons atgtttattattgcatatagttttggtgataaaaatttacaacttCGATACAAGTTTATGACAATATCATTGATAATGATAGGAGCTGCGGTCATTGAACACGGTTTACGTTATGCCACAATTACA GTAGCAACTGGCTtgtctgaaaaatataaacatttaaatgaaTCAGTGATAAATTCACTCAGTAAACAAGGATGTGATGCAATTAATTGGCATCAGTGCAGGAAAAAATATGCATTATTGAGTAACTTGGTGAAAGAaacagataattttatttctccatTGATACTTTTGTCGTAttctacaaatttatattttatttgcattCAGCTGTTTAATGGAATTTT TGTCAGTGCAAATGGAAAATTGTcgtatgtttatttttttatgtcattcaTACTTATTCTTGGAAGAATTTTCGCTATTACACTTTCAGCAGCTAGAATTCACAATCAAAGTACTAGTATTTtaccaaaaatttattgttgtccCTCATCATCATTTAGCAGGGAG acTGAACGTCTCCAATACCAACTTACAAATGATGATGTCACATTGACAgggatgaaatttttttcaattacccGAACTTTCATGCTTGCt ctTGTTAGTGCAATCGTTACTTATGAActtataatattacaatttggagaa